A single window of Toxotes jaculatrix isolate fToxJac2 chromosome 4, fToxJac2.pri, whole genome shotgun sequence DNA harbors:
- the LOC121180538 gene encoding transportin-2 isoform X2, with protein MEWQPDEQGLQQVLQLLKDSQSPDTATQRAVQEKLEQLNQFPDFNNYLIFVLTSLKSEDEPTRSLSGLILKNNVKAHYQNFPPNVADFIKRECLNNIGDPSPLIRATIGILITTIASKGELQTWPELLPQLCNLLNSEDYNTCEGSFGALQKICEDSSELLDSDALNRPLNIMIPKFLQFFKHCSPKIRSHAIACVNQFIIGRAQALMDNIDTFIESLFALAGDEDSEVRKNVCRALVMLLEVRIDRLIPHMHSIIQYMLQRTQDPDENVALEACEFWLTLAEQPICKEALSGHLVQLIPILVNGMKYSEIDIILLKGDVEEDETIPDSEQDIKPRFHKSRTVTLQHEGGEGEEGEDIDEDEDDDDDTLSDWNLRKCSAAALDVLANVFREELLPHLLPLLKGLLFHPDWVIKESGILVLGAIAEGCMQGMVPYLPELIPHLIQCLCDKKALVRSIACWTLSRYAHWVVSQPPDAHLKPLMTELLKRILDGNKRVQEAACSAFATLEEEACTELVPYLSFILDTLVFAFGKYQHKNLLILYDAIGTLADSVGHHLNQPEYIQKLMPPLIAKWNELKDEDKDLFPLLECLSSVATALQSGFLPYCEPVYQRCVTLVQKTLAQAMMYSQQPDQYEAPDKDFMIVALDLLSGLAEGLGGHVDTLVARSNIMTLLFQCMQVRRACV; from the exons aTGGAGTGGCAGCCAGATGAACAGGGTTTGCAGCAAGTGCTACAGCTACTCAAGGACTCCCAGTCCCcagacacagcaacacagcGAGCTGTGCAAGAA AAACTGGAGCAACTTAATCAGTTTCCAGATTTCAACAACTATCTCATCTTTGTCCTCACAAGCCTCAAATCTGAGG ATGAGCCCACTCGCTCTCTGAGCGGTCTGATACTGAAGAACAATGTAAAGGCTCACTACCAGAACTTCCCTCCCAATGTGGCTGACTTCATCAAACGAGAATGCCTCAACAACATCGGAGACCCTTCACCGCTTATCAGAGCTACAATCG GCATTCTGATCACAACCATAGCCTCTAAAGGAGAGCTGCAGACTTGGCCTGAACTGTTGCCTCAGCTCTGTAATCTGCTCAACTCAGAGGACTATAACACCTGCGAG ggCTCTTTTGGAGCTCTGCAGAAAATATGTGAGGACTCATCTGAGCTGTTGGATAGTGATGCTCTGAACAGACCTCTCAACATTATGATCCCCAAATTCCTCCAGTTTTTCAAACACTGCAGCCCTAAGATCAG aTCCCATGCTATAGCGTGTGTGAACCAGTTCATCATTGGTCGAGCTCAGGCTCTGATGGATAACATAGACACCTTCATTGAG AGTCTGTTTGCTCTGGCTGGTGATGAGGACAGTGAAGTGCGAAAGAATGTGTGCAGGGCTCTCGTCATGCTGCTGGAAGTCCGTATCGACCGCCTCatcccacacatgcacagcatCATCCAG TACATGCTGCAGCGGACCCAGGATCCAGATGAGAATGTGGCACTGGAGGCCTGTGAGTTCTGGCTGACTCTGGCTGAACAGCCCATCTGCAAAGAGGCCCTCTCTGGCCACTTGGTCCA acTGATTCCTATCTTGGTGAATGGGATGAAATACTCTGAGATTGACATTATTCTTCTAAAG GGTGACGTTGAAGAGGATGAGACGATTCCTGACAGTGAGCAAGATATCAAACCTCGCTTCCACAAGTCCCGTACCGTCACTCTGCAGCATGAAGGAGGGGAGGGCGAGGAGGGGGAGGACATTGATGAAGATgaggacgatgatgatgatacgCTGTCTGACTGGAACCTAC GGAAGTGTTCGGCCGCAGCTCTGGATGTTCTTGCCAATGTGTTTCGTGAAGAGCTGCTTCCCCatctccttcccctcctcaaAGGCCTGCTTTTCCACCCTGACTGGGTCATCAAGGAGTCAGGCATCCTGGTCCTGGGGGCTATCGCTGAAG GCTGCATGCAAGGCATGGTACCTTACTTGCCTGAGCTCATCCCCCACCTCATTCAATGTTTGTGTGATAAGAAGGCCCTCGTCCGCTCCATCGCGTGCTGGACCCTCAGCCGCTACGCTCACTGGGTGGTCAGCCAGCCCCCCGACGCCCATCTCAAACCCCTTATGACCGAGCTGCTCAAACGCATCCTGGATGGCAATAAGAGGGTGCAGGAGGCAGCATGCAG CGCCTTCGCCAccctggaggaggaggcatGTACAGAGCTGGTGCCTTATCTGAGCTTCATCCTGGACACGCTGGTTTTTGCTTTTGGGAAATATCAGCACAAGAACCTGCTGATTCTTTATGATGCCATAGGAACACTGGCGGACTCTGTGGGACACCATCTCAACCAGCCT GAGTACATACAGAAGCTGATGCCTCCACTGATAGCCAAGTGGAACGAGCTGAAGGATGAAGACAAAGATCTCTTCCCTCTGCTCGAGTGTCTCTCATCTGTTGCCACGGCGCTGCAGAGCGGTTTCCTCCCCTACTGCGAGCCCGTCTACCAGCGCTGCGTCACCCTGGTCCAGAAGACACTGGCTCAGGCCATG atgtACAGTCAGCAGCCAGACCAGTATGAGGCACCCGACAAGGACTTCATGATTGTGGCTCTAGATCTTTTAAGTGGCTTGGCTGAGGGACTTGGAGGCCACGTGGACACTCTTGTTGCTCGCAGTAACATCATGACTCTGCTTTTCCAGTGCATGCAGGTGAGGAGAGCCTGCGT
- the rln3b gene encoding relaxin-3b, whose translation MWKAALLTLGLLVALVDRVRSNDSHPSFYGVKLCGREFIRAVIFTCGGSRWRRSIGDSALIGEEAFDPWNTNPIPQLTSEQDPAWKDQTLDVASVAAGFSRSARSPISEEVLETLRSADRKGRDVVVGLSNACCKWGCSKSEISSLC comes from the exons ATGTGGAAGGCAGCACTCTTGACCCTGGGCTTGTTGGTGGCACTCGTAGACAGGGTACGCTCCAATGACAGCCATCCCTCTTTCTACGGGGTGAAACTGTGTGGAAGAGAGTTCATACGAGCTGTCATCTTTACCTGTGGTGGTTCTCGATGGAGAAGAAGCATAGGAGACTCAG CTCTTATTGGAGAAGAGGCTTTTGATCCATGGAACACAAATCCTATCCCTCAACTTACCAGTGAGCAGGATCCTGCATGGAAAGATCAGACGTTGgatgtggcctctgtggctgcTGGATTCAGCCGCTCAGCTCGTTCACCAATCTCAGAGGAGGTGTTAGAGACTCTACGGAGTGCAGATAGGAAAGGACGGGATGTAGTGGTTGGACTGTCCAATGCCTGCTGCAAGTGGGGCTGTAGCAAGAGTGAAATCAGCTCTCTGTGCTGA
- the rfx1b gene encoding MHC class II regulatory factor RFX1 isoform X1 has protein sequence MATSGYSEDLQPQQANTVTIATPAATTPSSAKTAHFLSEIPPTSGTTATANQSATASKTGQDALCSQAPPTQAQSQKAVVLTTPTQHYVSPEIQHSTVQKSNGQSGSPQYIIVTVTEGSVHSNDSLSDSSPPAPGVPTQVVQPVQTTPQQRSVLQAVSQAAKRIQAGHINNLQSVHINQEVEHVFSGQVQYVDGAGDATFTTSTIRSSNYPFSDSPLYSQTPPASSSTYYEATPSSESDITGSVTSQPVSVATGGANSGAAAAGGAGYVIQGSYVLGGGGGGGGAAAAAAGGGGGGQSYSSPNSRAPPATVQWLCDNYEGAEGVSLPRCTLYYHYLLHCQEQKLEPVNAASFGKLIRSVFMGLRTRRLGTRGNSKYHYYGLRIKSGSPLLRLMDEQQHMPMRQQPFSQKNRIKPIQKTQGITNGTSGGTGQQQAAALCDISAQVQQYQQFLEASRPLPDFVDIDLQDRTLPDGILLEHLKAFQSLYREHCEAILDVMVNLQFTLVETLWKSFWRFSQSNDTESLNLHNESEKRLPKSCLVVLCKFEPVLRWTRECDNLLYQTLVEILIPDVLRPIPSALTQAIRNFAKSLENWLTGAMMNIPEEMVRIKVVCVSSFSQTLRRYTSLNHLAQAARAVLQNSAQINQMLSDLNRVDFTNVQEQASWVCQCEDRVVQRLEQDFKMTLQQQNSLEQWATWLDSVVTQVLKPYEHNPVALPKAAKVFLLNWSFYSSMVIRDLTLRSAASFGSFHLIRLLYDEYMYYLIEHRVAQAKGETPIAVMGEFASTVKSRTSPDLEKEEEEDDEEEESEEESGDLVLQSSSLNAVDVEESMEPPVKQPRTTLNLHTP, from the exons atggcaacttCTGGATACTCAGAGGACCTTCAGCCTCAGCAGGCCAACACAGTAACCATAGCAACACCTGCTGCCACCACACCCTCGTCCGCAAAGACagcacacttcctgtctgagaTCCCACCAACCTCTGGAACCACTGCAACAGCTAACCAATCAGCCACTGCCTCAAAAACAGGACAGGATGCACTTTGTTCGCAAGCGCCGCCCACCCAGGCTCAGAGCCAGAAGGCAGTGGTTCTGACCACTCCCACACAGCACTATGTGAGCCCCGAAATCCAGCACTCCACGGTCCAGAAGAGTAACGGTCAGAGCGGCTCGCCTCAGTACATCATAGTAACTGTTACAG AGGGTTCTGTTCACTCCAACGACAGTCTGTCGGACTCCAGCCCGCCGGCCCCTGGCGTTCCTACTCAGGTGGTCCAACCAGTGCAGACCACCCCACAG CAGAGGTCAGTGTTGCAAGCAGTGTCGCAGGCAGCCAAGAGGATTCAGGCAGGCCACATCAACAACCTACAGTCTGTGCACATTAACCAGGAG GTGGAGCATGTGTTCTCTGGCCAGGTGCAGTATGTGGACGGAGCAGGAGATGCGACTTTCACCACATCCACCAT TCGATCGAGCAACTACCCTTTCTCCGACTCGCCCCTCTACTCCCAGACCCCTCCCGCCTCCTCTTCCACCTACTACGAGGCTACACCCAGCTCTGAGTCAGACATCACCGGATCTGTTACCTCGCAGCCAGTTTCTGTGGCAACTGGAGGAGCCAATAGCGGGGCAGCTGCTGCGGGTGGAGCGGGCTATGTCATTCAGGGAAGTTATGTGttaggaggagggggaggaggaggaggagctgcagcagcagcagcaggtggaggaggaggaggacagagctaCTCTAGCCCTAACTCTCGTGCCCCACCTGCTACT GTGCAGTGGCTGTGTGATAACTACGAGGGGGCGGAGGGGGTGAGTTTACCTCGCTGCACCCTCTACTACCACTACCTGCTGCACTGCCAGGAGCAGAAACTAGAACCTGTTAATGCTGCTTCTTTTGGCAAACTCATCAGGTCTGTCTTCATGGGGCTACGTACACGAAGATTAGGaaccag agggaaTTCCAAGTACCACTACTATGGCCTGAGGATCAAATCTGGTTCCCCGCTGCTCAGACTGATGGATGAACAACAGCACATGCCAATGAGGCAGCAGCCTTTctcacagaaaaacag GATAAAGCCAATTCAAAAGACACAGGGGATCACCAATGGGACGTCAGGTGGGACAGGTCAACAGCAGGCGGCGgcgctgtgtgatatttcagccCAAGTGCAACAGTATCAGCAGTTTCTGG AGGCATCAAGGCCGCTGCCAGACTTTGTGGACATTGATCTGCAAGATCGAACCCTGCCTGATGGGATCCTTTTAGAACACCTCAAGGCCTTTCAGTCTCTCTACAGAGAACACTGTGAG GCCATTCTGGACGTGATGGTCAACCTTCAGTTCACTCTTGTGGAGACCCTGTGGAAATCCTTCTGGAGGTTCAGCCAGAGCAACGACACGGAATCACTCAACCT ACACAACGAGTCTGAGAAGCGTCTGCCCAAATCGTGCCTGGTGGTGCTGTGCAAGTTTGAGCCAGTGCTGCGCTGGACGAGAGAGTGTGACAACCTGCTGTACCAGACTCTGGTGGAGATCCTCATCCCTGATGTACTGAGACCCATCCCCA GTGCCTTAACTCAGGCCATCCGTAACTTTGCCAAGAGTCTGGAGAACTGGTTGACAGGTGCCATGATGAACATCCCAGAGGAGATGGTTCGCATAAAG GTGGTGTGTGTAAGCTCTTTCTCCCAAACGCTGCGTCGTTACACCAGCCTGAACCACTTGGCCCAGGCTGCCCGCGCAGTCCTCCAGAACTCAGCGCAGATCAACCAGATGCTCTCTGACCTCAACCGAGTCGATTTCACTAATGTACAG GAGCAGGCATCCtgggtgtgtcagtgtgaagaCCGTGTGGTCCAGAGACTGGAGCAAGACTTTAAAATgactctgcagcagcaaaacTCCCTGGAGCAGTGGGCCACCTGGCTGGACAGTGTTGTCACCCAGGTCCTAAAGCCATACGAGCACAACCCTGTCGCCCTACCAAAGGCTGCCAAGGTCTTCCTGCTCAACTGGTCCTTCTACAg TTCTATGGTAATCCGGGACCTGACTCTGCGCAGTGCTGCCAGTTTTGGCTCCTTTCACCTGATCCGCTTGCTGTATGATGAGTATATGTACTACCTGATAGAGCACAGGGTGGCCCAGGCTAAAGGAGAGACACCCATTGCAGTCATGGGAGAA tttgccAGCACTGTCAAGAGCCGAACCTCTCCAGACCTGGAAAAAG aagaagaagaagatgacgaggaagaggagagcgaAGAGGAGAGCGGAGACCTCGTGCTGCAGTCCAGCTCTCTGAATGCGGTCGATGTGGAAGAGTCGATGGAACCGCCAGTCAAGCAGCCCAGGACAACTTTAAATCTGCACACACCTTAG
- the rfx1b gene encoding MHC class II regulatory factor RFX1 isoform X2 yields MATSGYSEDLQPQQANTVTIATPAATTPSSAKTAHFLSEIPPTSGTTATANQSATASKTGQDALCSQAPPTQAQSQKAVVLTTPTQHYVSPEIQHSTVQKSNGQSGSPQYIIVTVTEGSVHSNDSLSDSSPPAPGVPTQVVQPVQTTPQRSVLQAVSQAAKRIQAGHINNLQSVHINQEVEHVFSGQVQYVDGAGDATFTTSTIRSSNYPFSDSPLYSQTPPASSSTYYEATPSSESDITGSVTSQPVSVATGGANSGAAAAGGAGYVIQGSYVLGGGGGGGGAAAAAAGGGGGGQSYSSPNSRAPPATVQWLCDNYEGAEGVSLPRCTLYYHYLLHCQEQKLEPVNAASFGKLIRSVFMGLRTRRLGTRGNSKYHYYGLRIKSGSPLLRLMDEQQHMPMRQQPFSQKNRIKPIQKTQGITNGTSGGTGQQQAAALCDISAQVQQYQQFLEASRPLPDFVDIDLQDRTLPDGILLEHLKAFQSLYREHCEAILDVMVNLQFTLVETLWKSFWRFSQSNDTESLNLHNESEKRLPKSCLVVLCKFEPVLRWTRECDNLLYQTLVEILIPDVLRPIPSALTQAIRNFAKSLENWLTGAMMNIPEEMVRIKVVCVSSFSQTLRRYTSLNHLAQAARAVLQNSAQINQMLSDLNRVDFTNVQEQASWVCQCEDRVVQRLEQDFKMTLQQQNSLEQWATWLDSVVTQVLKPYEHNPVALPKAAKVFLLNWSFYSSMVIRDLTLRSAASFGSFHLIRLLYDEYMYYLIEHRVAQAKGETPIAVMGEFASTVKSRTSPDLEKEEEEDDEEEESEEESGDLVLQSSSLNAVDVEESMEPPVKQPRTTLNLHTP; encoded by the exons atggcaacttCTGGATACTCAGAGGACCTTCAGCCTCAGCAGGCCAACACAGTAACCATAGCAACACCTGCTGCCACCACACCCTCGTCCGCAAAGACagcacacttcctgtctgagaTCCCACCAACCTCTGGAACCACTGCAACAGCTAACCAATCAGCCACTGCCTCAAAAACAGGACAGGATGCACTTTGTTCGCAAGCGCCGCCCACCCAGGCTCAGAGCCAGAAGGCAGTGGTTCTGACCACTCCCACACAGCACTATGTGAGCCCCGAAATCCAGCACTCCACGGTCCAGAAGAGTAACGGTCAGAGCGGCTCGCCTCAGTACATCATAGTAACTGTTACAG AGGGTTCTGTTCACTCCAACGACAGTCTGTCGGACTCCAGCCCGCCGGCCCCTGGCGTTCCTACTCAGGTGGTCCAACCAGTGCAGACCACCCCACAG AGGTCAGTGTTGCAAGCAGTGTCGCAGGCAGCCAAGAGGATTCAGGCAGGCCACATCAACAACCTACAGTCTGTGCACATTAACCAGGAG GTGGAGCATGTGTTCTCTGGCCAGGTGCAGTATGTGGACGGAGCAGGAGATGCGACTTTCACCACATCCACCAT TCGATCGAGCAACTACCCTTTCTCCGACTCGCCCCTCTACTCCCAGACCCCTCCCGCCTCCTCTTCCACCTACTACGAGGCTACACCCAGCTCTGAGTCAGACATCACCGGATCTGTTACCTCGCAGCCAGTTTCTGTGGCAACTGGAGGAGCCAATAGCGGGGCAGCTGCTGCGGGTGGAGCGGGCTATGTCATTCAGGGAAGTTATGTGttaggaggagggggaggaggaggaggagctgcagcagcagcagcaggtggaggaggaggaggacagagctaCTCTAGCCCTAACTCTCGTGCCCCACCTGCTACT GTGCAGTGGCTGTGTGATAACTACGAGGGGGCGGAGGGGGTGAGTTTACCTCGCTGCACCCTCTACTACCACTACCTGCTGCACTGCCAGGAGCAGAAACTAGAACCTGTTAATGCTGCTTCTTTTGGCAAACTCATCAGGTCTGTCTTCATGGGGCTACGTACACGAAGATTAGGaaccag agggaaTTCCAAGTACCACTACTATGGCCTGAGGATCAAATCTGGTTCCCCGCTGCTCAGACTGATGGATGAACAACAGCACATGCCAATGAGGCAGCAGCCTTTctcacagaaaaacag GATAAAGCCAATTCAAAAGACACAGGGGATCACCAATGGGACGTCAGGTGGGACAGGTCAACAGCAGGCGGCGgcgctgtgtgatatttcagccCAAGTGCAACAGTATCAGCAGTTTCTGG AGGCATCAAGGCCGCTGCCAGACTTTGTGGACATTGATCTGCAAGATCGAACCCTGCCTGATGGGATCCTTTTAGAACACCTCAAGGCCTTTCAGTCTCTCTACAGAGAACACTGTGAG GCCATTCTGGACGTGATGGTCAACCTTCAGTTCACTCTTGTGGAGACCCTGTGGAAATCCTTCTGGAGGTTCAGCCAGAGCAACGACACGGAATCACTCAACCT ACACAACGAGTCTGAGAAGCGTCTGCCCAAATCGTGCCTGGTGGTGCTGTGCAAGTTTGAGCCAGTGCTGCGCTGGACGAGAGAGTGTGACAACCTGCTGTACCAGACTCTGGTGGAGATCCTCATCCCTGATGTACTGAGACCCATCCCCA GTGCCTTAACTCAGGCCATCCGTAACTTTGCCAAGAGTCTGGAGAACTGGTTGACAGGTGCCATGATGAACATCCCAGAGGAGATGGTTCGCATAAAG GTGGTGTGTGTAAGCTCTTTCTCCCAAACGCTGCGTCGTTACACCAGCCTGAACCACTTGGCCCAGGCTGCCCGCGCAGTCCTCCAGAACTCAGCGCAGATCAACCAGATGCTCTCTGACCTCAACCGAGTCGATTTCACTAATGTACAG GAGCAGGCATCCtgggtgtgtcagtgtgaagaCCGTGTGGTCCAGAGACTGGAGCAAGACTTTAAAATgactctgcagcagcaaaacTCCCTGGAGCAGTGGGCCACCTGGCTGGACAGTGTTGTCACCCAGGTCCTAAAGCCATACGAGCACAACCCTGTCGCCCTACCAAAGGCTGCCAAGGTCTTCCTGCTCAACTGGTCCTTCTACAg TTCTATGGTAATCCGGGACCTGACTCTGCGCAGTGCTGCCAGTTTTGGCTCCTTTCACCTGATCCGCTTGCTGTATGATGAGTATATGTACTACCTGATAGAGCACAGGGTGGCCCAGGCTAAAGGAGAGACACCCATTGCAGTCATGGGAGAA tttgccAGCACTGTCAAGAGCCGAACCTCTCCAGACCTGGAAAAAG aagaagaagaagatgacgaggaagaggagagcgaAGAGGAGAGCGGAGACCTCGTGCTGCAGTCCAGCTCTCTGAATGCGGTCGATGTGGAAGAGTCGATGGAACCGCCAGTCAAGCAGCCCAGGACAACTTTAAATCTGCACACACCTTAG
- the rfx1b gene encoding MHC class II regulatory factor RFX1 isoform X3, with translation MATSGYSEDLQPQQANTVTIATPAATTPSSAKTAHFLSEIPPTSGTTATANQSATASKTGQDALCSQAPPTQAQSQKAVVLTTPTQHYVSPEIQHSTVQKSNGQSGSPQYIIVTVTEGSVHSNDSLSDSSPPAPGVPTQVVQPVQTTPQVEHVFSGQVQYVDGAGDATFTTSTIRSSNYPFSDSPLYSQTPPASSSTYYEATPSSESDITGSVTSQPVSVATGGANSGAAAAGGAGYVIQGSYVLGGGGGGGGAAAAAAGGGGGGQSYSSPNSRAPPATVQWLCDNYEGAEGVSLPRCTLYYHYLLHCQEQKLEPVNAASFGKLIRSVFMGLRTRRLGTRGNSKYHYYGLRIKSGSPLLRLMDEQQHMPMRQQPFSQKNRIKPIQKTQGITNGTSGGTGQQQAAALCDISAQVQQYQQFLEASRPLPDFVDIDLQDRTLPDGILLEHLKAFQSLYREHCEAILDVMVNLQFTLVETLWKSFWRFSQSNDTESLNLHNESEKRLPKSCLVVLCKFEPVLRWTRECDNLLYQTLVEILIPDVLRPIPSALTQAIRNFAKSLENWLTGAMMNIPEEMVRIKVVCVSSFSQTLRRYTSLNHLAQAARAVLQNSAQINQMLSDLNRVDFTNVQEQASWVCQCEDRVVQRLEQDFKMTLQQQNSLEQWATWLDSVVTQVLKPYEHNPVALPKAAKVFLLNWSFYSSMVIRDLTLRSAASFGSFHLIRLLYDEYMYYLIEHRVAQAKGETPIAVMGEFASTVKSRTSPDLEKEEEEDDEEEESEEESGDLVLQSSSLNAVDVEESMEPPVKQPRTTLNLHTP, from the exons atggcaacttCTGGATACTCAGAGGACCTTCAGCCTCAGCAGGCCAACACAGTAACCATAGCAACACCTGCTGCCACCACACCCTCGTCCGCAAAGACagcacacttcctgtctgagaTCCCACCAACCTCTGGAACCACTGCAACAGCTAACCAATCAGCCACTGCCTCAAAAACAGGACAGGATGCACTTTGTTCGCAAGCGCCGCCCACCCAGGCTCAGAGCCAGAAGGCAGTGGTTCTGACCACTCCCACACAGCACTATGTGAGCCCCGAAATCCAGCACTCCACGGTCCAGAAGAGTAACGGTCAGAGCGGCTCGCCTCAGTACATCATAGTAACTGTTACAG AGGGTTCTGTTCACTCCAACGACAGTCTGTCGGACTCCAGCCCGCCGGCCCCTGGCGTTCCTACTCAGGTGGTCCAACCAGTGCAGACCACCCCACAG GTGGAGCATGTGTTCTCTGGCCAGGTGCAGTATGTGGACGGAGCAGGAGATGCGACTTTCACCACATCCACCAT TCGATCGAGCAACTACCCTTTCTCCGACTCGCCCCTCTACTCCCAGACCCCTCCCGCCTCCTCTTCCACCTACTACGAGGCTACACCCAGCTCTGAGTCAGACATCACCGGATCTGTTACCTCGCAGCCAGTTTCTGTGGCAACTGGAGGAGCCAATAGCGGGGCAGCTGCTGCGGGTGGAGCGGGCTATGTCATTCAGGGAAGTTATGTGttaggaggagggggaggaggaggaggagctgcagcagcagcagcaggtggaggaggaggaggacagagctaCTCTAGCCCTAACTCTCGTGCCCCACCTGCTACT GTGCAGTGGCTGTGTGATAACTACGAGGGGGCGGAGGGGGTGAGTTTACCTCGCTGCACCCTCTACTACCACTACCTGCTGCACTGCCAGGAGCAGAAACTAGAACCTGTTAATGCTGCTTCTTTTGGCAAACTCATCAGGTCTGTCTTCATGGGGCTACGTACACGAAGATTAGGaaccag agggaaTTCCAAGTACCACTACTATGGCCTGAGGATCAAATCTGGTTCCCCGCTGCTCAGACTGATGGATGAACAACAGCACATGCCAATGAGGCAGCAGCCTTTctcacagaaaaacag GATAAAGCCAATTCAAAAGACACAGGGGATCACCAATGGGACGTCAGGTGGGACAGGTCAACAGCAGGCGGCGgcgctgtgtgatatttcagccCAAGTGCAACAGTATCAGCAGTTTCTGG AGGCATCAAGGCCGCTGCCAGACTTTGTGGACATTGATCTGCAAGATCGAACCCTGCCTGATGGGATCCTTTTAGAACACCTCAAGGCCTTTCAGTCTCTCTACAGAGAACACTGTGAG GCCATTCTGGACGTGATGGTCAACCTTCAGTTCACTCTTGTGGAGACCCTGTGGAAATCCTTCTGGAGGTTCAGCCAGAGCAACGACACGGAATCACTCAACCT ACACAACGAGTCTGAGAAGCGTCTGCCCAAATCGTGCCTGGTGGTGCTGTGCAAGTTTGAGCCAGTGCTGCGCTGGACGAGAGAGTGTGACAACCTGCTGTACCAGACTCTGGTGGAGATCCTCATCCCTGATGTACTGAGACCCATCCCCA GTGCCTTAACTCAGGCCATCCGTAACTTTGCCAAGAGTCTGGAGAACTGGTTGACAGGTGCCATGATGAACATCCCAGAGGAGATGGTTCGCATAAAG GTGGTGTGTGTAAGCTCTTTCTCCCAAACGCTGCGTCGTTACACCAGCCTGAACCACTTGGCCCAGGCTGCCCGCGCAGTCCTCCAGAACTCAGCGCAGATCAACCAGATGCTCTCTGACCTCAACCGAGTCGATTTCACTAATGTACAG GAGCAGGCATCCtgggtgtgtcagtgtgaagaCCGTGTGGTCCAGAGACTGGAGCAAGACTTTAAAATgactctgcagcagcaaaacTCCCTGGAGCAGTGGGCCACCTGGCTGGACAGTGTTGTCACCCAGGTCCTAAAGCCATACGAGCACAACCCTGTCGCCCTACCAAAGGCTGCCAAGGTCTTCCTGCTCAACTGGTCCTTCTACAg TTCTATGGTAATCCGGGACCTGACTCTGCGCAGTGCTGCCAGTTTTGGCTCCTTTCACCTGATCCGCTTGCTGTATGATGAGTATATGTACTACCTGATAGAGCACAGGGTGGCCCAGGCTAAAGGAGAGACACCCATTGCAGTCATGGGAGAA tttgccAGCACTGTCAAGAGCCGAACCTCTCCAGACCTGGAAAAAG aagaagaagaagatgacgaggaagaggagagcgaAGAGGAGAGCGGAGACCTCGTGCTGCAGTCCAGCTCTCTGAATGCGGTCGATGTGGAAGAGTCGATGGAACCGCCAGTCAAGCAGCCCAGGACAACTTTAAATCTGCACACACCTTAG